The sequence GACCTCTCCCGTGGACGGGGAAGGGACTCGCTCGGCGGTGGGGCTCGATGCGGCGCCGCCCGTGAGCGCGAGTGACGCCGTGCCCGTTGGAGCGCCGCCCGTGAGCGCGAGTGACGCCGTGCCCGTTGGAGCGCCGCCCGCGAGCGCATGCGCCACGTCCGGCACCACGGCCTGGGCCTGTGCAGCGGCCACGGCCCGGTGCCCTTCACCCACCATGAGGGAGGCCAGCTGCCCCACGGTGGTCTCCGACGCGCGCACCTCGGCCACCACGCGTCCCCGGCGCATGACGGCGACGCGGTCCGCCACGCCCAGCACCTCCTTCAGCTTGTGGCTGATGAGCACCACGGTGCGCCCCTGCGCGACGAGGCCGCGCATGACGTGGGCCAATTCGTCCGACTCCTGCGGCGTGAGCACGGCGGTGGGCTCGTCGAGCACGAGCACCTGGGCCCCCCGGTGCAGCGCCTTGACGATTTCCACCTTCTGCTGCGAGCCCACGGTGAGCGTGTCCACGCGGGCGCGCGGCTCCAGGTTGAAGCCGAAGCGGGCGCAGGTGGCGGCCACCTCGGTGACGGCGCGCTCCAGGTCGAAGAGGCCGCGGCGCGTGGGCTCGCGGCCGAGCACCACGTTCTCCACCACCGTCAGCGTGGGCACGAGCATGAAGTGCTGATGCACCATGCCGATGCCCCGGGCAATCGCGTCGCGCGGGCTTTTGAAGCGCACGGGCTGTCCATCCACGGACAGCTCGCCCCGGTCCGGCTGGTAGAGCCCGTAGAGGACGTTCATCAGGCTCGTCTTGCCCGCGCCGTTCTCTCCCACCACGGCGAGCAGTTCGCCCTCGCGCACGTCGAGCGACGCGTCCTCCAGCGACACGCAGTTGCCGAAGGCCTTTCGGATGTGCCGGAGGGAAATCAGGGCGCGGCAGCCTGGAAGGAGGCGAGGTCCGCGTGCACCGCCGGCACCTGGAGCTGCCCGGAGATGATGCGCTGGCGCAGCGCCTCCACCTTCTGCAGCGCCTCCGCCTTGCCGGGGAAGTCCACCCGCACGTCGGCCATGCCCACGCCATTCTCCTTGAGGCCGAGCACCTGCTCACCCGCGGAGAACTTCCCGTCCACCAGGTCCTTCGTCGCCTGGTAGATGGCCAGGTCGGTGTACTTCATCATCGACGTGAGGATGGCGTCCGGCGCCACGTGCGACTGGTCCGAGTCCACGCCAATCGCATACACGTTCTTCCCCGCCGCGCGCGCCTCCTTCACCGCCTGGATGACGCCGATGCCGTCCGCGCCCGCCGCGTGGAAGAGGATGTCCGCGCCCTTGGCGATGAGGTCCTGCGCCACCTGCTTGCCCGCGGCCATGTTGTTGAAGCTGCCGGTGTAGACGGCCATGAGCGACTGGGCGGCCTGGGGGTTGGTCGTCTTCACGCCCGCGCGGTAGCCCACCTCGAAGCGCTGGATGAGGGGCACCTCGATGCCGCCCACGAAGCCCACCTTGCCCGTCTTCGTCACCAGCCCGGCCAGCGCGCCCACGAGGAAGCTGCCCTCGTGCTCCTTGAACAGCACGGTGCGCACGTTGGGCAGCTTCAGCACCTTGCCCTGCGCGTCCAGCACCTCGCTGTCGATGAGCAGGAACTGCGACTTCGGGTTCTCCTGCGCGGCGGTGCGCACGGCGTTGGCCAGCATGTAGCCATTGCCGATGGTGAGCTTCGCGCCCTGGTCCACGAGCAGCTGGAGGTTGGGGGCGTAGTCCTCCTGCGCCTTGCTCTGGAGCACCAGGGGCTTCACGGGCAGGGGCTGGAGGGTGGCCGCGATGGACGACAGGGAGGGCGGGAGGGACTGGCGGACCTCGTCGGGCGAGGCGTCCACGTACTTGCCGGCCTCGTAGCGCTTGCCCGCCGCGTACAGCTCCAGGCCGCGCAGCGCGGCGTCGTTGAAGGAGTGGTCACCGCGCCCGCCCACGTCGATGACGAGCCCCACGGGGATGAGGGCGGCCTTGGCCGGCTGCTGGGCGGTGGCGGTGCCCTGGGCACCGGCGGGGGGCGCTTCTTCCTTCTTGGAGCACGCACACAGGAGGGCGGCGAGGGCCAGGACGTGGAGGCGGAGCATCATGGAGGGCTATCTACCAGATGAAGCCCGGGCTTTCCCTTTCCCGGAGTGCATGGGGGGCCGTGTTCCTGCTATGGGCAGGGCCGTGCAACCCTACGAGCTCATCAAGGCAAAGCGGGATGGTGGCCGGCTGGACCCGGCGGACATCCGCGCGTTCATCCAGGCATATACGGCGGGGACGGTGGCGGACTACCAGATGGCCGCCATGTGCATGGCCATCTTCTTCAAGGGACTGGACTCCCGGGAGCTGGGCGCCTGGGCGCGCGCCATGCTGGAGTCCGGCGAGGTGTTGGACCTGTCGGACACGCCCGCCGTGAAGGTGGACAAGCACTCGACGGGCGGGGTGGGGGACAAGGTGTCCCTCAGCCTGGCGCCGCTGGCGGCCGCGTGCGGCGTGCCGGTGCCGATGATTTCGGGCCGCGGCCTGGGGCACACGGGCGGGACGCTGGACAAGCTGGAGTCCATTCCGGGCTTCAACGTCAACCTGCCCACGTCCGAGTACCGGCGGCTGGTGCGCGAGGTGGGCTGCTGCCTGATTGGCCAGACGGCGCAGGTGGCTCCGGCGGACAAGAAGCTCTACGCGCTGCGCGACGTGACGGCGACGGTGGACTGCATCCCGCTGATTGCGTCCTCCATCATGAGCAAGAAGCTGGCGGAGGGCATCGACGCGCTGGTGCTCGACGTGAAGGTGGGCAGTGGCGCCTTCATGAAGCGCGACGAGGACGCGCGGCTGCTGGCGCGGACCATGATTGGGCTGGGCGCGGAGATGGGGAAGAAGGTGGTGGCGCTCCTCACGGACATGGACCAGCCGCTGGGCCGCAAGGTGGGCAACGCGCTGGAGGTGATGGAGGCGGTGGACATGCTCCGCGGCGAGGCTCCGGAGGACTACACGGAGATTACCTACGCGCTGACGGCGGAGATGCTGGTGCTGGGCAAGAAGGCGGCGACGGTGGAGGAGGCGCGCGAGAAGCTGCGCAAGGTGGTGGAGGACGGCAGCGCGGTGCGCAAGCTGAAGGAAATCGTCCAGGTGCAGGGGGGAGACCCGCGCGCGATTGATGACTACTCGCTGCTGCCGCAGGCGAAGTCGACGACGGACGTGGTGGCGCCGCGCGATGGCTGGGTGACCGCGATTGACACCGAGGGCGTGGGCCTCGCGGGCGTGGCGCTGGGCGCGGGCCGGCAGCGCGTGGACAGCAAGATTGACCCGGCCGTGGGCTTCACGCTGCTGAAGAAGACGGGCGAGAAGGTGACGAAGGGCGAGCCGGTGGTGCGCGTGCACTTCAACGACGCGGGCCCGGTGGAGGATGTGAAGACTCGCCTGCTGGCTGCGTACAGGTTCGGTGACGCGGCGCCCGTGGCCCGGCCGCTGGTGCGCGAGCGCATCGACTGACGTGTGTGCCGTGAGGGGATGCCGTGAAGACGGGCTCTGAAATCGAGTCGCGGTGTCCCCTGTGTGGTGGGCTGTTCGGAGATGCAACGCTGGAGTGGGATTTCGCTCGGGGCAGGGTGTCGTTCCCCTGCCTCTCCTGCGACTTCGTGATGCGGGTGCCCGCGAGTGCTCCGATATTCGGGCCTCTCCGTCCCCCGCGTTGGAACCTCACCATTCGTTGGAGTGGCGAGGCCGCCACCATGA comes from Pyxidicoccus parkwaysis and encodes:
- a CDS encoding ABC transporter ATP-binding protein — encoded protein: MSLEDASLDVREGELLAVVGENGAGKTSLMNVLYGLYQPDRGELSVDGQPVRFKSPRDAIARGIGMVHQHFMLVPTLTVVENVVLGREPTRRGLFDLERAVTEVAATCARFGFNLEPRARVDTLTVGSQQKVEIVKALHRGAQVLVLDEPTAVLTPQESDELAHVMRGLVAQGRTVVLISHKLKEVLGVADRVAVMRRGRVVAEVRASETTVGQLASLMVGEGHRAVAAAQAQAVVPDVAHALAGGAPTGTASLALTGGAPTGTASLALTGGAASSPTAERVPSPSTGEVLLEARGLQAVGDNGRPALRGVDLTVSAGEIVGIAGVDGNGQRELAEVLTGLRSLTSGSGTLLGGALAGLTPARARERGVGHIPEDRLRRAVVKALTVEENVALGRHTRPPFARGPWIDFTGRHERTRVLLDAYDVRPPDPTLPLERLSGGNQQKVVVARELDARPRLLVVVQPTRGLDIGAVAHVHEKLREARAQGAGVLLVSLDLEEVLALSDRVYVLFEGRVTGHFTREQFDERELGRRMLGAEPGHA
- a CDS encoding BMP family lipoprotein, whose product is MMLRLHVLALAALLCACSKKEEAPPAGAQGTATAQQPAKAALIPVGLVIDVGGRGDHSFNDAALRGLELYAAGKRYEAGKYVDASPDEVRQSLPPSLSSIAATLQPLPVKPLVLQSKAQEDYAPNLQLLVDQGAKLTIGNGYMLANAVRTAAQENPKSQFLLIDSEVLDAQGKVLKLPNVRTVLFKEHEGSFLVGALAGLVTKTGKVGFVGGIEVPLIQRFEVGYRAGVKTTNPQAAQSLMAVYTGSFNNMAAGKQVAQDLIAKGADILFHAAGADGIGVIQAVKEARAAGKNVYAIGVDSDQSHVAPDAILTSMMKYTDLAIYQATKDLVDGKFSAGEQVLGLKENGVGMADVRVDFPGKAEALQKVEALRQRIISGQLQVPAVHADLASFQAAAP
- a CDS encoding thymidine phosphorylase; this translates as MQPYELIKAKRDGGRLDPADIRAFIQAYTAGTVADYQMAAMCMAIFFKGLDSRELGAWARAMLESGEVLDLSDTPAVKVDKHSTGGVGDKVSLSLAPLAAACGVPVPMISGRGLGHTGGTLDKLESIPGFNVNLPTSEYRRLVREVGCCLIGQTAQVAPADKKLYALRDVTATVDCIPLIASSIMSKKLAEGIDALVLDVKVGSGAFMKRDEDARLLARTMIGLGAEMGKKVVALLTDMDQPLGRKVGNALEVMEAVDMLRGEAPEDYTEITYALTAEMLVLGKKAATVEEAREKLRKVVEDGSAVRKLKEIVQVQGGDPRAIDDYSLLPQAKSTTDVVAPRDGWVTAIDTEGVGLAGVALGAGRQRVDSKIDPAVGFTLLKKTGEKVTKGEPVVRVHFNDAGPVEDVKTRLLAAYRFGDAAPVARPLVRERID